One region of Calditrichota bacterium genomic DNA includes:
- a CDS encoding helix-hairpin-helix domain-containing protein, whose product MKLLSWRFAVLMVMFVEGGMFTTTLESIAWAQESFELDLLPGENERNLDFWYEQIEAARLHPISLNSASIDELEQIPGVPKRLAEFLIRYRDQHGPFRSKSEVRQVLHLSDDDWAWFSKFISVKTQHPRMGVWLRSRFSGKNSRPFQGEKLHSYQRFQFAADLPFSGGVLLEKDPLEARWTDHAAGYVRAKIGRSVSLFIGDFFPAFGQGILLSLPYSLGKSVSPAEILKIHPGRVRGDVSAIEDHFFRGLAGSVTLKILTLYAFRARNAWDGRIDSLSGIGTLEAPVVHVGSHLNQKNRIHETVTGVHLESGWRKLSAGVTVLHSAFSCPVVGLKNDVPFGSLRYLGGDFRASYRILQIAGEWAHLAGRGRSFLVGGILETRPMTWVVAVRNYGEQFWNPHGFVFGEQGIPQNEKGWYAGFVLKPRSRTQIRSFLDLFLVPQINRAVTPSPSGKEWGFRWQALAGKVGIGSPDLFCNFL is encoded by the coding sequence ATGAAACTTCTTTCCTGGAGATTTGCCGTTCTGATGGTCATGTTTGTTGAAGGGGGTATGTTCACCACCACCCTTGAGTCGATTGCCTGGGCACAGGAATCTTTTGAATTGGATCTGCTTCCCGGCGAAAACGAACGAAATCTTGATTTTTGGTACGAACAAATCGAAGCGGCGAGGCTCCATCCGATTTCCCTCAATTCCGCCTCAATTGATGAGCTGGAGCAAATCCCGGGGGTTCCGAAAAGGCTTGCCGAATTCCTAATCCGCTACCGGGACCAACACGGCCCCTTTCGGTCGAAATCAGAGGTCAGACAGGTGCTGCATCTTTCGGATGATGACTGGGCCTGGTTTTCAAAATTTATTTCGGTTAAGACGCAACACCCGCGAATGGGCGTTTGGCTGCGTTCCCGTTTCTCCGGCAAGAATTCAAGGCCTTTTCAGGGAGAAAAATTGCACAGCTACCAGCGTTTCCAATTTGCAGCGGATTTGCCCTTTTCCGGTGGGGTTTTACTGGAAAAGGATCCCCTTGAGGCCCGATGGACGGACCATGCGGCGGGCTACGTGCGCGCTAAAATTGGGCGGTCTGTGTCTCTGTTTATCGGGGATTTTTTCCCCGCATTTGGCCAGGGAATTTTGTTGAGTTTACCGTATTCGCTGGGCAAAAGTGTGTCTCCTGCCGAAATCCTGAAAATCCATCCCGGCCGAGTCCGCGGTGATGTTTCTGCTATTGAGGATCATTTTTTCCGGGGATTGGCGGGGTCCGTGACCCTCAAAATTCTGACACTGTACGCATTTCGGGCCCGAAATGCCTGGGATGGCCGGATTGATTCCCTTTCGGGAATTGGAACCCTGGAAGCACCCGTTGTTCACGTAGGTTCCCATTTGAATCAGAAAAACCGTATTCACGAAACAGTTACGGGAGTCCATCTTGAATCCGGTTGGAGAAAGCTTTCGGCAGGTGTCACGGTCCTTCACTCAGCGTTTTCTTGCCCGGTCGTCGGGTTAAAGAATGATGTGCCGTTCGGATCGCTTCGTTATTTGGGAGGCGATTTCCGCGCCTCTTACCGAATATTACAAATAGCCGGAGAATGGGCCCATTTGGCCGGAAGAGGACGGTCCTTTCTTGTAGGCGGAATACTTGAAACCCGTCCGATGACCTGGGTCGTGGCCGTAAGAAATTACGGCGAGCAGTTCTGGAATCCCCACGGATTTGTTTTTGGCGAACAAGGAATTCCACAGAACGAAAAGGGTTGGTATGCGGGTTTTGTACTAAAGCCTCGTTCCCGCACACAAATTCGGTCGTTTTTAGACCTGTTTTTAGTGCCTCAAATAAATAGAGCCGTAACTCCGTCTCCATCCGGAAAGGAATGGGGCTTTCGTTGGCAGGCGTTGGCAGGAAAAGTGGGCATCGGCTCTCCGGACCTATTTTGTAATTTCCTTTAA